One part of the Chryseobacterium sp. 7 genome encodes these proteins:
- a CDS encoding DinB family protein, with product MITESIRSLFNRDLNKLKTEIAAYKNEENLWRIDKSIANSAGNLCLHLVGNINHFIGAQLGNTGYIRNRELEFSLKDVPRTELIEKIEATIAMIDSVLPQLSEEDLKREYPLVVFESKMTTDYFLIHLVAHLDYHLGQINYHRRLLDN from the coding sequence ATGATCACAGAAAGTATAAGATCTCTTTTCAACAGGGATTTAAATAAATTAAAAACAGAGATAGCAGCCTATAAGAATGAAGAAAACCTTTGGAGAATTGATAAAAGTATTGCCAATTCTGCCGGCAATCTTTGTCTTCATCTAGTCGGAAACATCAACCACTTTATAGGAGCACAACTAGGAAATACAGGTTATATTAGAAATCGTGAGCTGGAGTTTTCTTTAAAAGATGTTCCAAGAACGGAGCTTATTGAAAAAATTGAAGCTACTATAGCCATGATAGATTCTGTTCTGCCCCAATTATCTGAGGAAGACCTTAAAAGAGAATATCCTCTGGTTGTTTTTGAAAGTAAAATGACTACAGATTACTTCCTGATTCATCTGGTTGCCCATCTGGATTATCATTTGGGACAGATCAATTATCACAGAAGATTATTAGATAATTAA
- a CDS encoding endonuclease III domain-containing protein: protein MTKKQRAELVQVELDKLYPTTPIPLDHTDPYTLMVAVALSAQTTDKKVNQVTPDLFAVAGTPQRMAKLEEFEIKELIKEIGLSNTKAKNLKRMAELLLERHEGIVPQTYEELEALPGVGHKTASVVMSQGFGFPAFPVDTHIHRLMTQWKLTSGKNVVETERDAKSLFPEEVWNKLHLQIIFYGREYSPARGKGEKDFITKMMFEK, encoded by the coding sequence ATGACAAAAAAACAAAGAGCCGAGCTCGTTCAGGTAGAACTGGATAAATTATATCCCACCACACCCATTCCGTTAGATCATACTGATCCCTATACATTGATGGTTGCTGTAGCCCTTTCTGCGCAGACTACCGATAAAAAAGTAAACCAGGTTACTCCCGATCTTTTTGCGGTAGCAGGAACTCCGCAAAGAATGGCCAAGTTGGAAGAATTTGAAATCAAAGAATTGATTAAAGAAATAGGACTTTCCAATACAAAAGCCAAAAACCTGAAAAGAATGGCCGAACTTCTACTGGAAAGACATGAGGGTATTGTTCCCCAGACTTATGAGGAATTGGAAGCTCTTCCGGGGGTAGGACACAAAACGGCTTCAGTAGTCATGAGCCAGGGATTTGGATTTCCTGCTTTTCCGGTAGATACCCACATTCATCGTCTGATGACCCAGTGGAAGCTTACCTCAGGAAAAAATGTAGTGGAAACGGAGCGTGATGCAAAGAGTTTATTTCCTGAAGAAGTATGGAATAAGCTTCATCTTCAGATCATTTTCTATGGAAGAGAATATTCTCCGGCGAGAGGAAAAGGAGAGAAAGACTTTATTACGAAAATGATGTTTGAGAAATAA
- the bcp gene encoding thioredoxin-dependent thiol peroxidase produces the protein MLKVGDKLPEFEGFNQDGETVTSSKLIGKKLVVFFYPQANTPTCTVEACNLSDNYAKLKKAGFQLLGVSGDSVKKQKNFHSKFAFPYDLIADENRNIIEKFGVWQEKKTFGKTYMGIVRTTFIFDETGVCTRVIEKVNSKTAAEQILEG, from the coding sequence ATGCTGAAAGTTGGAGATAAATTACCTGAATTTGAAGGATTCAATCAAGACGGAGAAACAGTAACCTCATCAAAATTAATTGGAAAAAAACTGGTGGTCTTCTTCTATCCACAGGCCAATACACCAACATGTACAGTAGAAGCCTGCAACCTGAGTGATAATTATGCTAAGCTTAAAAAGGCTGGATTTCAATTATTGGGTGTAAGCGGCGATTCTGTAAAGAAACAGAAAAATTTCCACAGTAAATTTGCTTTTCCTTATGATCTTATTGCAGATGAAAATCGTAATATCATTGAAAAATTTGGGGTATGGCAGGAAAAAAAGACGTTTGGAAAAACGTATATGGGAATTGTAAGAACCACTTTTATTTTTGATGAAACTGGAGTTTGTACAAGAGTGATTGAAAAAGTAAATTCGAAAACTGCTGCAGAACAGATTCTGGAAGGATAA
- a CDS encoding GNAT family N-acetyltransferase, producing the protein MSLKKHPSADNIYETERLILRPMSREDRDFVFELYNRPKFIQHIGNRNVNSIEDAENYILNRFTPQIERLGFGNYLLVTKEGNEKVGAVGIFEREGLDIVDIGYSLLEEFEGKGYAFEAAQKVKSIGMDDFGLTKISAIISKDNISSQKLIEKLGLKFKKHVILPGETEELNYYETE; encoded by the coding sequence ATGAGCCTAAAAAAACACCCAAGCGCAGATAATATTTATGAGACAGAGCGATTAATTCTTCGTCCAATGTCCCGTGAAGACAGAGATTTTGTCTTTGAACTTTACAACAGACCGAAATTTATTCAACATATCGGCAACCGCAATGTGAACAGCATTGAAGATGCAGAAAACTATATTCTCAACAGATTTACTCCACAGATTGAAAGGCTGGGATTTGGAAACTATCTTCTGGTAACCAAAGAAGGAAATGAAAAAGTAGGAGCAGTAGGAATCTTTGAAAGAGAAGGGCTTGATATTGTAGATATTGGATATTCTCTATTGGAAGAGTTTGAAGGGAAAGGGTATGCTTTTGAAGCCGCTCAAAAGGTTAAATCTATTGGAATGGATGATTTTGGGTTAACAAAGATATCCGCGATTATTTCAAAAGATAATATTTCTTCCCAAAAACTCATCGAAAAACTAGGTCTGAAGTTTAAAAAGCACGTTATACTTCCTGGTGAAACGGAAGAATTAAATTACTACGAAACAGAGTAA
- a CDS encoding mannose-1-phosphate guanylyltransferase: protein MLKSDRYCVIMAGGIGSRFWPMSTQKFPKQFQDILGTGRTMIQQTYDRISKLIPREQIFVITNKEYVAVSHQQLPEIPEENIVGEPLMKNTAACNLYMANKIAEINPDATMIVLPADHLILKEDVFLEKVELAFELASKHDYLITLGITPTRPDTGYGYIQFVEKKDSEYFKVKTFTEKPILEIAQSFLESGDFLWNAGIFVWNVKSIHHAFDLYLPEMTQHFMACEYNSAKENSCIETIYPKVQKISIDNGILEKAKNVYVIPADLGWSDLGTWTSVYENTEKDKNGNAVKLKHLLSYNSKGNIIRLKNNNKAVIIDGLEDYIIVDTDKALLICPRDNDQLIKDYVLDLKGFKKGEKFM from the coding sequence ATGTTAAAATCAGATAGATACTGCGTTATAATGGCGGGAGGAATCGGTAGCCGGTTCTGGCCAATGAGCACACAGAAATTTCCCAAACAGTTTCAGGATATTTTAGGAACTGGACGTACCATGATTCAGCAGACCTATGACAGAATCAGTAAGCTGATTCCCAGAGAGCAGATATTTGTGATTACGAATAAAGAATATGTGGCCGTTTCCCATCAGCAGCTTCCGGAAATTCCTGAAGAAAACATTGTGGGTGAACCTCTGATGAAAAATACAGCGGCCTGTAATCTGTATATGGCTAACAAGATTGCTGAAATTAATCCGGATGCAACAATGATTGTACTCCCTGCAGATCATCTGATTCTTAAAGAAGATGTGTTTCTGGAAAAAGTAGAGCTTGCATTTGAATTAGCTTCAAAGCATGATTATCTGATAACATTGGGAATTACTCCCACAAGACCTGATACGGGCTACGGATATATTCAGTTTGTAGAAAAGAAAGATTCCGAATATTTTAAAGTTAAAACATTTACAGAAAAACCTATTCTTGAGATTGCACAGAGCTTTTTAGAAAGTGGTGATTTTCTATGGAATGCCGGGATATTTGTGTGGAATGTAAAGAGTATTCATCATGCTTTTGACCTTTATCTTCCCGAAATGACTCAGCATTTTATGGCGTGTGAATACAATTCTGCAAAAGAAAACAGCTGTATCGAAACCATTTATCCAAAGGTTCAGAAAATCTCTATTGATAACGGAATTTTAGAGAAAGCAAAAAATGTATATGTGATTCCTGCAGATTTAGGATGGAGTGATCTGGGAACCTGGACGTCCGTATATGAAAATACAGAAAAAGACAAAAACGGAAATGCAGTAAAATTAAAACATTTACTTTCTTATAATTCAAAAGGAAATATCATTCGTTTAAAAAATAATAATAAAGCCGTTATCATTGATGGCCTTGAAGACTATATTATTGTAGATACGGATAAAGCACTTCTTATCTGCCCGCGAGATAACGACCAGCTCATTAAAGACTATGTTCTTGACTTAAAAGGCTTTAAGAAAGGAGAGAAATTTATGTAA
- a CDS encoding SprT-like domain-containing protein, with protein sequence MSIQSLEKYLPQNTLKYLRIWFSDYYIHIKVTRNRNSKLGDYRKLPDNSHEITVNSTLTPQLFFFVLTHELAHLIAFEKYGRRISPHGNEWKETFRNMLLESLEIYDEDLKPIIVKFSKSPKANFMASPDLVRYFHTEKQDDTLYFIEELQKGEFFIYRNEKYLLEGLVKKNYLCKNLATGRKYSFKPLARVEKCS encoded by the coding sequence ATGTCTATCCAATCATTAGAAAAATATTTACCTCAAAATACACTTAAATATTTAAGAATCTGGTTTTCAGATTACTATATACATATAAAAGTTACAAGAAACAGGAATTCAAAACTGGGAGATTACAGAAAACTTCCGGACAATTCTCATGAAATAACGGTAAACTCTACGCTTACCCCACAGCTTTTTTTCTTTGTGCTGACCCACGAACTGGCACATCTGATCGCTTTTGAAAAATACGGAAGAAGAATCTCTCCTCATGGTAATGAATGGAAAGAAACTTTCAGAAATATGCTCCTTGAAAGCCTTGAAATTTATGATGAAGACCTAAAGCCGATCATTGTAAAATTCTCAAAATCACCTAAGGCAAACTTCATGGCCAGCCCGGATTTGGTGAGGTATTTTCACACTGAAAAACAAGATGATACTCTCTATTTTATTGAGGAACTTCAGAAAGGTGAGTTTTTTATCTATCGCAACGAAAAGTATTTATTAGAAGGTCTGGTTAAAAAAAACTATCTTTGTAAGAACCTGGCTACTGGAAGGAAGTATTCTTTCAAGCCTTTGGCTAGGGTAGAAAAATGTAGCTAA
- a CDS encoding TolC family protein, whose product MKKVWIIVFGLGYLGLSAQKKWSLKECVSYAVEHNLQVIQNQYNKQNQEYNLKAAHKEYLPSVSGSVTSGVSFGQGSLGAGSYRNDRFNNSVGLGADMLVYNNGRLEKSVRKAEFDVEASQYDIETIKNDISLQIAQQYLTTLLNKEIVKISQSAVGNAQKQYDRAKITTQVGTTAQTVLAEAEAALAREKQNLKTAEVNVGRALFAIVQLLQLSDYKGFDVEDVNIPEKLDLQLATVDEVLATAYEIQPQIKAAESRIRSAEAQTEVSKTAYWPTLTASAGLNTFYNKQFNVLPGVVQGTFFEQYKDQFGQNVGLSLNVPIFNKGKTKLQVEQSKLNESLAKNALEQQKQTVRQNVQKAQFDADANYENYLAAVEAEKSSKLALDFADKSYAAGRTTIYDVNVARNNYANAQGSVAQAKYNYLFSLKLLNFYAGIPLSL is encoded by the coding sequence ATGAAAAAAGTTTGGATCATCGTTTTTGGATTAGGTTATCTGGGTTTAAGTGCTCAGAAGAAATGGTCCTTAAAAGAATGTGTAAGCTATGCAGTGGAGCATAATCTTCAGGTTATCCAAAATCAGTATAACAAACAAAACCAGGAATACAATCTTAAAGCAGCCCATAAAGAATATTTGCCTTCCGTATCTGGGAGTGTTACGAGTGGGGTGAGTTTCGGACAAGGGTCATTAGGAGCAGGAAGTTATAGAAATGATAGATTCAATAACAGTGTGGGTCTGGGTGCTGATATGTTGGTCTATAATAATGGGAGATTAGAGAAGAGTGTAAGAAAGGCTGAGTTTGATGTAGAAGCAAGCCAATATGATATTGAAACCATTAAAAATGATATTTCTCTTCAGATTGCTCAACAATATCTGACTACTTTGTTGAATAAAGAGATTGTAAAAATTTCTCAAAGTGCAGTAGGAAATGCCCAGAAACAGTATGACAGAGCTAAAATTACAACTCAAGTTGGAACAACTGCCCAGACGGTGCTGGCAGAGGCAGAAGCAGCATTGGCAAGAGAAAAACAAAATCTTAAAACAGCAGAAGTAAACGTTGGCCGTGCTTTGTTTGCCATCGTTCAGCTTTTACAGCTTTCAGATTATAAGGGTTTTGATGTGGAAGATGTGAATATTCCGGAAAAACTTGATTTACAGCTTGCTACAGTGGATGAGGTGCTTGCAACGGCATATGAGATACAGCCTCAGATAAAAGCTGCGGAAAGCCGCATAAGGTCTGCCGAAGCACAAACTGAAGTAAGTAAAACAGCATACTGGCCTACATTAACAGCCAGTGCCGGACTTAATACTTTCTATAATAAACAATTTAATGTTCTGCCAGGTGTTGTGCAGGGAACTTTTTTTGAGCAATATAAAGATCAGTTTGGACAAAATGTAGGATTATCACTTAATGTACCTATATTCAATAAAGGAAAAACTAAATTACAGGTAGAACAATCCAAATTAAACGAAAGCCTCGCCAAAAATGCGTTGGAACAGCAGAAGCAGACGGTAAGACAGAATGTACAGAAAGCTCAGTTTGATGCAGATGCCAATTATGAAAATTATCTGGCTGCCGTGGAAGCAGAAAAAAGTTCCAAGCTGGCACTTGATTTTGCGGATAAAAGCTATGCTGCGGGAAGAACCACCATCTATGACGTAAATGTGGCAAGAAATAATTATGCAAATGCACAGGGATCAGTAGCGCAGGCAAAATATAATTATCTTTTTAGTCTTAAACTATTGAATTTCTATGCAGGAATTCCATTAAGTTTGTAA
- a CDS encoding bifunctional folylpolyglutamate synthase/dihydrofolate synthase: MTNEQYQEAIDWLFVQMPNYQIDGQKAYKPGLDNITKLCAFFGNPQDKIKCIHIGGTNGKGSSSNMLASVLQEAGYKTGLYNSPHLIDFTERIKVNGKNCNKEFVFDFIQKLKTIPEDIRPSFFEFTTIMAFEYFYQQQVDFAIIEVGLGGRLDSTNIINPLISAITNVQLDHQNILGDTIEEIAMEKAGIIKNNIPIISGDENQSVKNIIQDKATKENAPFIDATLIHTSFESDLKGNYQKKNIRVVLGAVEELRKLDISISDEALENGLLHVHQNTGFIGRWFEFSKNPLTICDTGHNQAGLEYVFSQLNSIDCHKHVILGFVNDKKIDDVMKLLPENSEFYFAKPSINRGRHPEDYENLLQEAKIFYKIFDSVQEAYLAAKERCTNEEMIFIGGSNFVVGDFLEKNLEIKE; this comes from the coding sequence ATGACAAACGAACAATATCAGGAAGCTATCGACTGGCTTTTCGTGCAGATGCCCAACTACCAGATAGATGGTCAGAAGGCTTATAAACCAGGATTAGACAATATTACAAAGCTTTGTGCATTCTTTGGGAATCCTCAGGATAAGATTAAATGCATTCATATTGGAGGTACCAATGGAAAGGGTTCTTCAAGCAATATGCTGGCATCCGTTCTTCAGGAAGCGGGCTATAAAACCGGATTATACAATTCTCCGCATCTTATAGACTTCACAGAACGTATTAAGGTCAATGGTAAAAATTGTAACAAAGAGTTTGTCTTTGATTTTATTCAAAAACTGAAAACTATTCCGGAAGACATCCGTCCTTCTTTCTTTGAGTTTACTACCATCATGGCTTTTGAATATTTTTATCAGCAGCAGGTAGATTTTGCCATTATTGAAGTAGGATTGGGAGGCAGACTGGATTCAACCAATATTATCAACCCTTTGATTTCTGCGATTACGAATGTTCAGCTGGATCATCAGAATATTCTTGGAGACACCATTGAAGAAATAGCAATGGAGAAAGCAGGAATTATTAAAAACAACATCCCGATTATTTCCGGTGATGAAAACCAATCCGTTAAAAATATTATACAAGACAAAGCAACTAAAGAAAATGCCCCGTTTATAGATGCTACTCTTATCCATACAAGCTTCGAATCTGATTTAAAAGGAAATTATCAGAAAAAGAATATCCGGGTGGTATTAGGTGCAGTAGAAGAATTAAGAAAACTGGACATATCTATTTCCGATGAAGCCCTTGAAAACGGACTTCTTCATGTTCATCAGAACACAGGATTTATCGGCCGTTGGTTTGAGTTTTCAAAAAACCCGCTTACCATTTGTGATACGGGACATAATCAGGCCGGATTGGAGTATGTTTTTTCGCAATTAAATTCAATTGACTGTCACAAGCATGTCATTTTGGGGTTTGTGAACGACAAAAAAATAGATGATGTGATGAAATTACTTCCTGAAAATTCTGAGTTTTATTTTGCAAAACCATCCATCAACAGGGGAAGGCACCCGGAAGATTATGAAAATCTGCTTCAGGAGGCGAAAATTTTTTATAAAATTTTTGATTCTGTACAGGAAGCGTATCTTGCTGCAAAAGAACGATGTACAAATGAAGAGATGATTTTTATCGGCGGAAGCAACTTTGTAGTGGGAGATTTTTTAGAAAAAAATTTGGAGATTAAGGAATAA